The sequence aagaaagattttgaattcaataataaataactgaaatacaggcaattgtctttgttccaattctatctgaagcaagctttacaggAACCCTAGTTACCATTGTTTATCTTTGCACAGCTGGCGGACTGCCAGCTTTTAAGCTTGTTTCCGAGTTCTTGGTCAAGTCATAGTGCCTAAAGTAATTATTCTCGGTTTCTTTATTGCACCAGCTCAACCTAGAGCAACTCGAAAGCTCTAAACGTCGACTGCGGATCTACTTAGGACTTAAGAGTTTTTATGGcttgctaattttttttttaaattatatattcTGTTCTTTGATAGTATAATAATAGTATGAAAAATCCCGGTGAAAAGCCCCGATCGTGATTGCcgttatttatttacttttaatgcaaatttatATTTCGAATGTTTTTCGATCCAAACTTTTGTACAATCAGATCtcacaaattttaaattatatgaaAGTCCTATTATAAGCATGCTGTGATTGCAATTACAATCAACTGTGATCTGCGCTAAGATTTCACGGTTTGTTATTAAATCATATTCCAAACATCCAGCAAACATAAAAATGTAGTTTGAATAAATTGAAAACAGTAGATCTACGTTCATTGTGCTCGTATTActgcaagttttttttaatatgccgAGCATGGCGACTATTTCGTAGTAACCACAGAACAATGATgcttttaaaatatatttttatttatacctAGGGGTCTTTCAACACctcggtaactggcggtaaatcgctcacaaacactttttattccgattttgctTCGAATTGTCTGGTAGTATCGTCGCTTTCAGCACGAGCTGATTTGGTTGTTGGAAGTCTAcgtgattttcataattttctgaTAGACACACACTGGCACCGGAAATCATAAACACTATTGATATTCACTATTGATTGAACCAAATCATTTAGAATTGATTGATTGCATGAATTGATTTTCGAACCATCAAATCGCGAACATTCAATAACGTCACACGAAATTTTATGCAGGCACTCTTGGATCTAGaataaaacatatatattttcatgcatttcagagatggtttaaggagtCATTTTACAGGGAAGGGAGCGTAGCacgtgtcataaacaagggggggtcatggaaaaattcatataacttgccaagaatacgttttgaagaccatagtaaCATTTTGCATAGATATGACTATACAAGATGAAGCAAGTGGCTTTAAAaagaggggtgtaatgtttaaaacggtatAATTCCGAAACAACTGAACGGTTTCCCacaaaacttggcacagatacttcataCTTTTCTGAGATGGTCACAAGGGTATTTtaaggggggagggagcgtaataGTGTCCTTAACAGAGGGGATCATgagaaaatttgtctaatttgacgagaatggatacttttttaagaccatagaaacatttgccatatattagatatgattatatcggtggtggatgtagcaagtgcctttaaaaagggggctgTAATGTttataacggcataactccggaactactgaacggattgctatcaaatttggtacatgtacttcttgctttccagagatggttataaaaatatttttatatggggaagggagcgtagcaagtattaTCAACAAGGGGGGTTATGAGAAAAtgcatataacttgacgagaatcgatacgttttaaagaccacagaaacattttgcataccttagatattacCATACGGgtaggtggatgtagcaagtgccttaaaTAGGGGGGTGCAATGTTTGTAACGACATAACTCCGAAAATTCTTAGCGGATTGTTATCAAAtttgcacatgtacttcttgctctttagagatggtcataagcgtatatTCATGGtagagagagcgtagcaagtgtcattaacaaggaggagtcatgaaaaaattcatttaacttgaccaaaatcgatattttttgaagaccttagaaacattttgcatatcgtagatataatttaatgggggatggatgtagcaagtgcctttaaaaaatgGGGGGGATAATTGACGAATTGCTATCAAGCTTGGCACATCAAGCTTGGCATTTGATAAGAATCGatcatttttgaagatcatgcaaacattttccatgccttagatatgatatataTGGGGGTGGATATAGcaatgcctttaaaaagggggatgttacggcataattccgaaactacattTGGCATagatgctttttgctcttcagagattgtTATAagggagaatcgatactttttgaagaccacagatactttttgagcaacttagatatgattataagagtATTCGTGTGGGTTGGATGTAAtacgtccctctaaaaaggggatgtaatgtttgtaacggcataactctggaactattgaacggattgctatcaaatttggtacATATACTGATGAGATGATCAGAGATGATCGTTAGGATATTTTCAGAGGGGAGAGTGTCTAGTAAGTGTCATTAACATGGGGGGAGGGGGTCATTgacaaaatttatataatttgaaggaaatcgaaaattagactagaaggaaggtttttgaaaatgaattagGTAGGTAGGTAGGTCGTAGgtgtctatgaacgcgagtgtatttaagtcgcagcataactacgaaacaactaaacgaatcgccaccaagtttgacacatgtaccaaaggtgggaatcgatatttttttaaaagcacagatactttgtACACAACTCAGAGTAAccatggaggagatctgtagtaagtttcgtgacaaaaaggcgggtgggtaatgtcagaaacataactggatgtggTGAATACGAaaccaactgacatgttccttaacacttccgaatatcaattagttgatcaattgtatgaattatgcaagcattcccctttttcacatttttcgcaaaaaaatgaaggcttcacttgatctcgattactgtgaatttcacacagcgaaaagtgcacaaatctaatcaaacagttctagatttgcactaaacggaGGTTTTTTACCattgatttgcgaagaagaaatattaatagttctttagaaaacttttagagtcattagaacggttgatttttttgtgatgctccccactgttgtgctcttttcgttgtttttcaccaatgcaaacaactggcagctgtgacgtaatcgctcttgtcggaagcgaaactagctttgcaaacgacacacaatacatctgctcgcagtggcgatagaatccaaactgatccaatttttgttataaggtttctttttacgtgattttgtttgtagatttttcactaatgaacggtcctaacgactataaaactagccgcatacagaaattTAAAGTCGACTATttaattttggatttgcatttctttgaaagaaactatcaggatgctgtacgggattcattcctgcctttcagaaggaccaaattgtggaactcactacgatattaagcactgttcggatcaTTTTTCTGGAACGATTTGTTATACAGCagaagatattttgttctcttcctcagaacgcgttctgattggctgatgttgacatgggtgagacaggtttttcaatagtgtactattggaatacttcaatgctgttgttaTACACgttaaagttgaaaaatttcgattctattggtagttagattatgtaaattctttcacagatcactgatctatgagctttcaaaatacgagacaggcaaacgcgccttatgaattatcctatttgatactcgtttattccaaagatttcagaaaagtttaattttgaattatttgagattatgtcatacaactgaaaattttatcataaaataaaatagtgatcatatttccgatggcatgtagcaagaattaggttgattcattagatataacaggagatattcacgatcaaaaacttatcactctcccagagggtaaattttgaaaaggcgtctcatagtaaagtaagtcgtattcacgacaaaaggaagttaaattaaaatagattataaggttatttttagGATGAAAGAGTGTAGTAAGTGTAAGagaaaatttatcgggttttacgaaagattggtacttctttacgagtacagtatatttctagcaactaagtgaggttcacacaaatattcacaagagggaggcAGAATaaatattctcaacattgatctaagTTGacaaaatcatacaatcaatgtgcattttattatgtaaattgagaaaactgtcgactcaaggtgatggaaataagattacaacaacattcgtattaactgaatcattattccATAAGTTTTCTTCCCAGGTGTACGactaaaatggttaaagccttggtaaaataaatgatataaaacgttattctataatacgaatgtagttatgatgctAAACAGCCGTTcgttaaaaaataattattattagaTGGACAATATTAAGCAATTACGTGGacataatgatgtcataaaaaaatttataaagcgGAGGGAGTAGTAAGTGTTTATAGCCAAAgatattgtagatcgaatgtgacgaggaagtacggatgtacgttacaagcacatatacatatgaatcTCGGAAATTACTAAGAAGATATTTATAaagagaaaggtgttttgaatgtttctaacaaaagggttcaaatataaaaatcaTTGTGAAATCCGAGAAGgggcactgatcattcgcaatctgaacatgaacggagtatttatTGTTAAATCGGGTtgtcgtctaagttatgttccactacaatcagagtatttcactaagcaggacaacttcgagaatttttttcggccttcccttcacgaaacatttccgagcaacgccggataATTCTGCTAGTTATTCAATATTTGTGAGTATGTATAACTCATtggtactaaaccagggagtacgtttcaaaatcattttcagaattttattctgaatcctttgaagcattttcttcctggtggaacaacaacttgaccaaattggtactgcataaagcatggctggtctgaaaatttgtttataaattaataatttgttctttaggcagagcttagaatttctgtttataacagGGATATTtaatacactttgcctggattccttcaatgggATCCataaaagtgagtttttttgtcatacgtaaatctaagtattttgcttgatccgACCATGTCAATTGTATTGCCATTCATTgcgataatgtgattattgctTGATTTAAGGAAAGAAgtccttggcttatgaggaaggataattaattgcgttttgctACATTTGGTGCAATTTctaattttgacagataatcactaaaaatatttaagcatctttgtaggcgacttcagatcactcttagatctctacctgtggctaacagacttatgTCGTTATATAATagagatttctgacaaccaacgagtagatttggtagatcagaagtgaaaattttatacaagattggagctacgctcgagccCTGCGCAGTTCTGGTAGTAAATCAGAAGAGTACGACCAGGTAAATAATTATGAATCATgtggatcaaataaataggaaactggaagtcggatatttttgttattaaacATATGTGCCACACacagtcgaatgctttttctatgtctggaAGATCAACTCCAGTCGGAACCCAGtttatgagtagttgaatgttcatgacgaaacccaaactgctctggtaaaaaaattgaattctcagttatgtgagacatcattctcaacaagatagaagaaagtaaactaattggtcgatagctCTGGCGatatttctgctgggtttttatcaaatttgaagatgggaattactttagcgtttttgcaTCTCTTAGGGACAAGGAAAGactgaaatcagcattttggcgaaaaaaatagttgattttctgattttagttagttattttttgagacaactaaaaaaatcttacttttgcaaatttagattttttatttctgattcccttaatattaataaaatatttgttgaaatggctatttttttagttgaattcaccaattcaacgtgctgtcatttcttagctaaggcacgcttcatatccattcaactaattttttagttgaattagagaaataaaacgttgttttcaaccaacataaatggttgaagtggtttctgcaattagcagctatatggcgctcgttaacaccgtaatgactactagccactagatggcacactactaccgaaaaaaatttcagtcgcggttatcttttctatatttgcaggtataaatacgatgttgtattggagaaaaagacataagcgagacataaacttctttttaaaaattttacttctaaatcgctgttttcttcattcgacttcgcgaaatcgactctctcactgaaaactttgagcactcggaaaacaaaaaccgaatacaagtagtacaccggacggcgtagcccggaatgagaagatacaaaaaaaaatcatttgacgtgtacaattagagtgcaacattcgaaactcacttcactgtttcgcgtaaaaacattattacgcacaatcgctttaactgcgcacaaattctgaataaatacactttccactaacagtttacgtcatttttacatattggtttaaaaaattatatagggatatatcgtaacacatgcgaaaaacatctaaacaatttgcgagcagtttcaacaagactgtcccttttagctttttattggattgttttgctttgacactgctgtccttcagtaatcacggtgatagataaatagaatcaaagtttctgattttaataacgaaattagttgtcaatgagaatttcatgttggattgaaatattgctggtttgtgtcccgaatattcgccaactaaacactttctctaaaaataagagtttttttcagcacagtaaattctacattttaactaattttatagttattttggaaattttgttgttaaaatcaactaattcaaaaacagtaatacgaattaggcgcagagctaatttcggtcgttccgtgaataGTGGTctatattacgtagaaaacttcagtgaacCAAGTATATACAATGGGAATGTCAGTACTAGCTCGTTTAACCCATTTTactccaatttatttcataaaccgtatcattgtttaaactttctttcgcattccGAAACTAAACTAACTGCGGTTgattaaaatcgattgatattatgtAGAAAGCCCTCAAAAgttgattacaaatcctttgCAACACTTGTGTGTTATCTATAGATGATTCAATCAATGTTTTCGGATTTTGATTTgtttcacacagcaaaaaactataaaatttacaAATGACGTAATTCCACGAACGACTCaatgtataaaaaaattaattcgttAAATGACTGATGTATTCAACCTTCCACGCACGAACGTAAAAATGCATATTTCAACAagtaaatcaaataaatcaaaatgcATGAATATAATGTCAAGATCGAATATGTTGggctcagaagacgtaaattcacAGTATTTTCACGTATGGTTCTATAGCCActactgaattttatctggattcgCGTCTTCTGATTgtgaagttatagggtaattaGTGATGGATTTTTCAAACCGTTATATGTATAAATGACGCAGCATTAAACGTTTCGTCGTGTGATAAATATTAGGACCCGGAATAACGCTAATCCCCCAGGCTTCCAATAGCTACGCCATTGCAATTCGCATTGAGACGCTTCGGAGCTACCGGTTCAAGatttcctgttccgaaagcaccgaaatgGTTAAAAAATGTCGGAATGTAACTCACATCGATTCCTAAGTAATAATTAATTTGACTTACCATGATTCgatcagcacaaaaaatcatgtaaatataTATGGATAGATTCACATAAAAAAGTGACTAAATCGATTTAAACTTGCAACtccaatgaaataaaaatatttcatgtCGGTAATTTCAcagtcaatttacttgagtttgacatTATAGAATTAAATATTCAGAATTAAATACTAATTGATGTGATATCTAGTCATCGTTCCAACAAAATACGACATACTTCGTTTTACGATAtgtgtaaatttttattttttgtaatgtgtaaattcgaatgaaaggtcttatgatcctacCGATTGCTATTgaagtttatccagatccgacttccggctctggATTTTCAGAcggatgacaaaaaaaaactttaattaGTCATACAAGGAACTAGTCAACTAAACTCTTTTCAAAACTCATCTAAAAAATGTTCGAATTTTTAACTTATGAAACACTAAGGAATGGAAATCACATAGATTTCTAATACGAACGTCAATGAGACAGGCATCATTACTCCATTaggtaaattaaaacaaatttattttagaGAACCTAATTGATATTCTACTACTTcttcttggacaccatttttgtaacaataacgGTTTCTGAGTTACTACGATATGAGGAAAGTTCAAAGTTGTATctagccctagcacaaaataaggttaatccCTGAATACATGCGCCTGAGTCTTGCGTAGAATCGGACTCTCTATTCGCACTGAATTAAACTTTCGCCTTACTGAAGATGTaaacaaagtttcattcaaatcgaaaatagTAAATTTCTAAAGTTTCTCATGTATTTGAAAATGAAGGTTGTCTATGTCGACTAAGAAcctaataatttcaaaatcaattcaaataaaaactaaaactaaaatagCATTTATAATACAAgcgaatctgttttttttttgtaaattctaGATTGTAATTATTGCTATGGTCGCAGCAGTCCTTGCCGAACCACCGGTGAGCTCCGGTTATTCTTATTCCGGTGGCCACAGTCACGATCATGGCGACTCCGACGGAGGTTACATCGCAGTCAACAGTGGACACCAGTCATCGGAAGGGCTGCACATTGATTCACATTTACTGCATAAGGTGAAGGAGATACTGGTCGAACACGAGAACAGTGGATCAGGATCGTCTTCCTACAGCAGTGGCCACTCATCGCACTCAATTTCGGCCCCATCaacctcatacggaattccttcctCGTCCTATGGAGCACCAGCGCACTCGTATGGACCCCCGCCATCTCCAGTCTACGGTGTCCCCTCGTTCGGAGGACATTCTTCTCGTGTGACTGGAGTGGAACTTGGTCACGTACGGCAGGGAATTCAGCTTGCTCAATTCTACAAAACCCAAAGTGCTCCATCCTATTCATCCCATTCATATTCGGCCCCATCCTTTGCTTCACATTCTTCCTACTCTGTACCTTCTTTTGCTTCCCATTCTTACTCGGCACCTTCCATCTCATCCCATTCCCATTCGTCACATTCCTCGTTATCCATCCCATCCTCCTCGTACGGAGTGCCATCTTCTTCATACGGTGCTCCATCTTCTTCGTACGGTGCTCCATCATCTTCATACAGTGTTCCGTCGTCTTCGTACGGAGCTCCATCTCACAGCAGCAATCACTACCCAGCTCGGGTTCCCTCGTTCCGTCCAGCTCCTGTGTATCATGCTCCATCTACCAGCTATCACGCACCGTCTTTATCAAGCTACCACGCACCAGCTCCAGTGTATTCAGCTCCCCGACCTGTCTACGGCACACCTCATTTCCATTGAAACGTTAGTTCGACACATCTAGAATATCTAAGTCATTCCATTTTGTAGATAATTTATTCCCCCGTACTATCATTACTTGCCGAGTTGTTGACGAAAAAATATATTGTTAtcaaaaataaaccaaaaacactttatTCTATCATAGAATCAAAAATATCACAGTCAACTATTGTAATACGTTCTAATGTAGGGATTCTGTGCGGTCGGACACTTGAACTGCTCGAACAGCTCTCGGAACCCCAAGGATTTCCCGCCCGGCGGTTCCATCATGTTATTCCACAGTCCGTTCGCCGACACGGCATGCCCCTTCTGGCTCAGATGAACACAGTCGATCGACATGATGGTCATATCCGACTTTCCATCGCGGCGGTAGAACACACTAGCTTCCTTGAAAAATGGTTGATATACAACGGTAAAGTCTTCACTGTGAAATTCCGGCACGTGGCTGACACGTTCCATGATGGCAACGAACTTTCTCTCCAGCCGGCGGAACAGATCTCGCCGGTTGGAGTACTTTGGTCCGAACAGACAGGAACACTCGATCGGACGGGTCAGCTGACAGGAGAACGGCAGTTGCGCCTGGTCCATCGAAAAGGACAAGCTGATCAACGGAGATGGGACCAGGTTGACGATGGTTCtggaagttgaaaaaaaagaaagtaaaatacCTCAATAAAAAGTTACATTACCTTGTCAAACGAAATAAGTTTTTCTCGAAGATTTTCTTATATTCTCCGTATTGCAAATATTATACCActtgatatcattttattttgagtgcaaaaTAACAACAAAAGAAATTACACTGGGTTGAACatttattatcaaaatattgGTGGAATGAATCGCACTCTCAATGATTATTATCTCGCTTGTTCTGATGCCGCTTACGATATGCTTACtataagcaaagccttggtattacattcctgtagtggaatttgaccttctgtttcaacagacttcgcagccgattcagagtgtacagaaccagtgcatggctggtgctacgattctactgacactacgaatccttctaggtcggggctcgaacatacgacaactggtttgtaagaccagcgccctatgcattgaaccgccaacccaggacAACTATGCTTTTATTGAAAACTGGCTGAACAATAGGTCACACTCAAAACAGATTTTCGACAGCTCATACTCAGTGTATCGGCAAAACCGTAATAACCAAAAACAGCAACAAGAATAGTGGAGGTGGTATTCTGATTGCTGTTCGCTCTAGAATAAAATCTCGCTTGCTGCCCTTTGATCATTGTGCCAATGTTGAACAAATTTGGATTGCTTTCACACTTACACATTTTACACTATATTTATGAGTTGTGTACTTTCCGCCCGATCGTATTAATGACTTGAACTTGATTGAAGAACACTTGAATTCACTCTCATTGATAACAGAATGAAATTGAATGACAGAATTATTGTACTAGGTGATTTCAATCTTTCTGGAATTGAATGGACTCGCAGCCCGTGCAAATATCTGTTTCCGGATGCCGGCTCTTCGAGAACTCTCACTAGTTCAAAACTTATAGATGACTATAATACCGCAGGCTTAGTTCAGTTAAATGATATCTACAACAGCAACAATCGACTTCTTGACCTTGGTTTCGTCAGTCACGAAAAATTTACTACTTGTTCTATAACAACCGCACCCGCTCCGTTAGTTAAATCATGCCGGCATCATCCTCACCCACTACCTTCGAAGTAGTTGCAGATTCTACTTTTACGAGTTCAAAATGGGAATTATGATGCTATGAACCAGTTCTTACTCTCGTTAAATTGGGAGAAATTATTTTCTAAAAGTGATTGCAATTCCGTTACCatgttatggtctcatacatTATCCTATTCTATTGAACAATTCCTACCCAAGAAAGTACTACGCGCACCGGTGCACCCTCCATGGTCAAACAAGACTTCAAAACGCTATTAACGAGCCAAGCGATCGGCATTGAAAAAGCTTAAAGACTGTccaagaaagtatggacgcaaccaaaaaccactgccatttcgcaatggttcagattctgtcaatttttatgactgcgtcctgttgtttacactcttctctaaccacttgtgcagttgtttattcgttttcattagtttgtttcgaaatgcgtggactttcagcagaacaacgtcgaaaaattgtgtacaaatgatgcacagaacgcggactgtcactgagaacgatagcaaaaatggaaggagtaagtaaaaaatgcaatcaggaagttcggtgaggataacacctttgaggataaaccgaaaacgggttgaaaaagaggtcctgctaaccctcagtttcataaacgtatactgaaggcgttcgagcaaaagaaggagatttcagttcgggatgtggccaaaaagtgggcacttcgaagtcaaatgttcttcgtgctaaagaaagtttgaatcttcgaacctataaaaagcagaaacaaccaaaacgtagtccgaaacaagaagcatcgaccacgtcgagggttcgaaagctgtacaatacgattcttgctggaaatttgaactgcataatcatggacgacgaaacctacgtgaaactcgattacaaatccttgccgggaccacaatattatacggtgcgtgaagggcaagtgttaaaccagtcctaaacatcgattgaagtcgaaatcaacggtagaatcgtgtactaccaaaaatgtcactttcgtcccaaaagacatgaatccaccaaattgcccacaacttcgaccaattgaggaattttgggcattaacgaaggcacatcttaggaaacatgtctcggcagccgaaaccattcaacagttcgaaaaacattggaaaaagtgtcaaaacttgttgccaaggagtctgtacggaatttaatgaggaacgttcgcaagaaggtgcgccatctagtctacaatggctaagtagcaaatgttgagaataatattctgttgttgtagtctaatagtatcagtatatcgaataaaatttgaatatctaaaacttgtgaattatttacagcgacttcaaagtgcgtccatactttctgggacagtctttacaaatCGTCCCTCATACCAGCTGCGATCTTATTATCTGCACTTCAATAACCGCTACAAACGACTGAacaaaatattatataataatcaCTTACTTCGCGTACAAAACAATTTAAGAAA comes from Malaya genurostris strain Urasoe2022 chromosome 3, Malgen_1.1, whole genome shotgun sequence and encodes:
- the LOC131436741 gene encoding pro-resilin-like; translated protein: MFKFSVIVIIAMVAAVLAEPPVSSGYSYSGGHSHDHGDSDGGYIAVNSGHQSSEGLHIDSHLLHKVKEILVEHENSGSGSSSYSSGHSSHSISAPSTSYGIPSSSYGAPAHSYGPPPSPVYGVPSFGGHSSRVTGVELGHVRQGIQLAQFYKTQSAPSYSSHSYSAPSFASHSSYSVPSFASHSYSAPSISSHSHSSHSSLSIPSSSYGVPSSSYGAPSSSYGAPSSSYSVPSSSYGAPSHSSNHYPARVPSFRPAPVYHAPSTSYHAPSLSSYHAPAPVYSAPRPVYGTPHFH